A DNA window from Argopecten irradians isolate NY chromosome 10, Ai_NY, whole genome shotgun sequence contains the following coding sequences:
- the LOC138333482 gene encoding importin-11-like: MESSSAGPLVLETLANACNQNACVFKTAEKQLQDWETQPGFYSILSEIFCKHELDVNVRWLAVMYAKNGVERYWRKNAPNAICESEKEGIKQRLLSNFTEPVPQIATQLAVLIGKIARLDCPRLWTQLLPTLFQAVRCPDNLIQERGLLVLHHVTKMLASKRLAHDRKLFEELTNEIFGFVLRLWQTHLQEFLEAASKHDDKMGHSLDKAILTCRILRKQIAYGFKDPTCNNDASNFLSQIFPGLKNMLGCRQSMWGHHYILEKCEKMIILLTKVLLDLLEFHPASYTQLIRPTLEFAVSYNFSENEKGLLFERFTVNTFNLIKGILQNEMYRPLKNEEEPQEPVRQEACKVKAEFFTYDTLSEICRRLVSQYFLLSGEDLSTWDSDPEEFCQEEVGDSYRYSLRPCTEALYMALFKEYRSSLIPVLLQMVQSVQGPCDPEDIATILRKDGVYNAVGLASFELFDEINFDDWFTSHLRQELQIKHVNYRIIRRRVIWLCGQWVSVNMSVATRPLLYQTVLPLLNKEEDLVVRIEASLTLKTAVDDFEFNVDQFLPYLNASFSMLFELLQEVRECDTKMQVLHVISFVIERVGAQIRPYTTSLIQYLPSLWQESADHNMLRCAILTTLIHIVQGFGSICSNMYDFLLPIIQMSTDVTQAQHIYLMEDGLELWHVTLLNAPNITEQLLQLFKNMSGLLDLGTENLRMCLKVIQAYIVLGPRDFMQRFSSELASSLTSMLTDLRTEGIVLILRVIELVFQSFPSEGPEVFRRLLPSLLKAIIQGEEHPMVLTVYLGLFARVLLQNPEFMWKFLNDVAPEFGKPSEALLGDIVDMWVNKIDCISQPERRKLVALGACSLLSLKLSTVMEKFSGIVCLSVEVLHDVSTIPVDEDTALQLDSLVLSDQDDTPEDTEQETEHDKRKRMLCRQDPVHMVPLKEYVLSQLTACQQIHGQDTFDKLMSQVDPEILQQLREFSG; the protein is encoded by the exons gaaatattttgtaaacatgaGCTGGATGTGAATGTGCGATGGCTAGCAGTGATGTATGCAAAAAATGGGGTGGAGAGATACTGGAGAAAGAACGCCCCAAA tgcAATATGTGAATCAGAAAAGGAAGGAATAAAACAGAGGCTGTTGTCCAATTTCACAGAACCAGTTCCTCAG attGCTACCCAGCTAGCCGTTCTGATTGGTAAGATAGCACGATTAGACTGCCCGCGTCTATGGACCCAGTTATTACCCACATTGTTCCAAGCTGTGCGTTGTCCAGACAACCTTATCCAAGAGAGAGGGCTACTAGTGTTACACCATGTTACAAAGATGCTGGCATCAAAGAGGCTCGCGCACGACAGAAAACTGTTTGAGGAG CTTACAAATGAAATTTTCGGCTTTGTTCTCCGACTTTGGCAGACCCACCTACAGGAATTCCTCGAAGCGGCGTCCAAACACGATGACAAGATGGGCCATTCACTGGATAAGGCTATACTGACCTGTCGAA TTCTAAGAAAACAAATTGCCTATGGCTTCAAAGATCCCACTTGCAATAATGATGCCAGTAATTTCCTTAGCCAAATATTTCCGGGGTTGAAGAATATGCTTGGTTGTA GACAGAGTATGTGGGGCCACCATTATATCCTAGAGAAATGTGAGAAGATGATTATCCTCCTGACTAAGGTG CTCCTGGACCTTCTAGAGTTCCATCCTGCGTCTTATACACAACTCATAAGACCCACTCTAGAGTTCGCTGTCAGCTacaatttctcagaaaatgaAAAAG gACTGTTATTTGAAAGATTCACAGTgaatacatttaatttaatcAAGGGGATCCTACAGAATGAAATGTACAGACCACTAAAGAATGAAGAAG aaCCTCAGGAGCCAGTGAGACAGGAAGCCTGTAAAGTGAAAGCCGAGTTCTTTACTTACGACACTCTATCTGAGATATGTCGTCGTTTGGTGTCACAATACTTTCTCCTGTCAGGAGAGGATTTATCTACGTGGGACTCCGACCCAGAGGAGTTCT GTCAAGAAGAAGTTGGAGATTCCTACAGATATTCATTACGA CCATGTACAGAAGCCCTCTACATGGCCTTATTTAAGGAGTACCGGTCCTCTCTCATCCCTGTACTACTACAGATGGTCCAGTCTGTTCAGGGCCCATGTGATCCAGAGGATATCGCGACGATACTACGCAAAGATGGAG TGTATAATGCTGTTGGTTTGGCATCATTTGAGCTGTTTGATGAAATTAACTTTGATGATTGGTTTACATCACACCTTCGACAGGAACTGCAGATCAAACATGTCAA TTACAGAATTATACGCCGACGAGTGATATGGTTGTGTGGCCAGTGGGTGAGTGTGAATATGTCGGTAGCGACACGGCCACTTCTGTACCAAACGGTGTTACCACTTCTGAACAAGGAGGAAGATTTGGTGGTGCGGATAGAGGCTTCACTCACACTTAAAACTG CTGTGGATGATTTTGAATTTAATGTTGATCAGTTTTTACCT TATCTGAATGCTTCCTTCTCTATGTTGTTTGAACTTCTACAAGAAGTACGTGAATGTGATACAAAG ATGCAAGTGCTGCATGTGATATCGTTTGTGATAGAGAGAGTGGGGGCACAGATACGACCCTACACCACCTCCCTCATACAGTATCTCCCGTCCCTCTGGCAAGAATCCGCTGACCACAACATGCTGCGCTGTGCTATACTGACCACTCTCATACACatcgtacag GGTTTTGGCTCGATCTGCTCCAACATGTACGACTTCCTACTGCCAATTATCCAGATGAGTACGGATGTAACACAGGCCCAGCACATCTACCTGATGGAGGATGGCCTTGAACTCTGGCATGTGACCTTGCTTAATGCACCAAATATTACAGAACAACTGTTACAGCTGTTCAAGAACATGTCAGGTTTATTAG atttgGGGACAGAAAATCTGCGGATGTGCCTGAAAGTGATACAAGCATACATAGTGCTGGGTCCAAGGGATTTTATGCAG AGATTTTCTTCCGAGTTAGCTTCATCTCTAACAAGTATGTTGACAGACCTCCGAACTGAGGGTATTGTACTTATTTTACGT GTGATAGAACTTGTCTTTCAAAGCTTCCCGTCAGAAGGTCCTGAGGTATTCCGTCGACTACTGCCAAGTCTTCTCAAGGCCATCATCCAAGGGGAG gAACACCCCATGGTTCTAACAGTGTACTTAGGACTATTTGCCAGGGTACTGCTGCAGAACCCAGAGTTCATGTGGAAGTTCCTCAACGACGTGGCTCCAGAGTTTGGTAAACCA AGTGAAGCATTACTAGGTGATATCGTGGATATGTGGGTGAATAAGATAGATTGTATCTCCCAACCTGAACGACGCAAACTTGTAGCCCTGGGGGCGTGCTCACTACTCTCCCTCAAACTCAG TACAGTGATGGAGAAGTTTAGTGGGATTGTGTGCCTGAGTGTGGAGGTACTACATGATGTTAGTACTATCCCTGTAGACGAGGATACCGCTCTACAACTCGA TTCGTTAGTACTGTCAGACCAAGACGACACACCTGAGGATACAGAACAGGAGACAGAACACGACAAACGCAAGAGAATG TTGTGCCGACAGGATCCCGTTCACATGGTACCCCTGAAGGAATATGTCCTGTCACAGCTCACTGCCTGTCAGCAAATACACGGCCAGGACACCTTTGATAAACTCATGTCCCAAGTTGATCCTGAGATACTCCAGCAACTACGTGAATTCTCTGGCTGA